The genomic interval ACACATGAGGAGCTTCTTGCACAGAATGGCTGGTATAAAGAGCAATTTGACCGCCAGCAGCTAGAGGGGGGATCTGAATGAGTACAAGTAAACGTTTGTATCATTACGCTTTAACATTTAAAAAGCCAATTTTAGTCGGTTTGACTTTATTAACATTAGCTGTTTTTGCAGAGCTAGCCGGGCCATTTATCGCAAAACATATAATTGATAATTATATGACGCCGGGGACAATAGCTGTTAAACCATTGACTGGACTATTAGCGGTGTTCTTCGGGCTATCTATAGCGACAGCGATTTTACGTTATTTTATGTATATTTATTTGCAAATCGGGGCGAATCGCGTTGTGCAACAAATGCGCCGAGATGTTTTTGGTCATATTCAAACATTGCCGATTCATTACTTTGACAATTTACCAGCCGGAAAAGTAGTGGCACGTGTGACGAATGATACAGAGGCTGTGCGCAATTTATATGTGCAAGTGCTCTCACAGTTTGCAACAAGCATTATTTCCATTGCAGGGGTTTATATTGCTTTATTTATTTTAGATGTGAAATTGGGGCTAATCGCTTTAATTGTTATTCCACTTGTTTATGGCTGGATGATTGGTTATCGCAAATTTGCCGCAAAGTATAATCATGTTATCCGAACAAAAATCGCAGATATTAATGCGATGATTAATGAGTCGATTAACGGAATGACAATTATTCAGGCATTCCGTCGCGAAAACCAAATGAAAAAGGAGTTCGCAGAGATGAATGATGAGCATTATGAATATAATCGCAAGCTGTTATTTTTAGATTCAGCTACATCATTCAACTTAGTAAACGTCTTCAGATTATTAATGTTTATGGTTTTCATTTATTACTTTGGTACGCAATCAATGACGATGCCAGAGGCAATAACAGCGGGGACATTATACGCACTTGTCGACTATTTGACACGTCTGTTCAACCCAATTGTTAACTTTGTAAACCAGTTCTCACAGCTTGAGCGCTCATTAGTAGCAGGCTCTCGCGTATTTGAGCTATTAGATCAACAGGGTGAACCAGTGAGTGAGTACCGTATCGAGCGTTATGAGGGCAATGTTCTGTTTGAAAATGTTTCATTTGCCTATAAAAATGATGAGTATGTGCTGAAAAATTTAAATTTCG from Metasolibacillus fluoroglycofenilyticus carries:
- a CDS encoding ABC transporter ATP-binding protein, whose protein sequence is MSTSKRLYHYALTFKKPILVGLTLLTLAVFAELAGPFIAKHIIDNYMTPGTIAVKPLTGLLAVFFGLSIATAILRYFMYIYLQIGANRVVQQMRRDVFGHIQTLPIHYFDNLPAGKVVARVTNDTEAVRNLYVQVLSQFATSIISIAGVYIALFILDVKLGLIALIVIPLVYGWMIGYRKFAAKYNHVIRTKIADINAMINESINGMTIIQAFRRENQMKKEFAEMNDEHYEYNRKLLFLDSATSFNLVNVFRLLMFMVFIYYFGTQSMTMPEAITAGTLYALVDYLTRLFNPIVNFVNQFSQLERSLVAGSRVFELLDQQGEPVSEYRIERYEGNVLFENVSFAYKNDEYVLKNLNFEAKKGETVALVGHTGSGKSSIMNLLFRFYDPQKGCITIDGQDITSLPRQSIRDHMGIVLQDPYLFTGTIASNVSLNDERISRETVEKALAAVGGERVLANLEKGLDEPVIEKGSTLSSGQRQLISFARALAFNPAILILDEATSNIDTETEEIIQHAMEVLKQGRTTFIIAHRLSTIKNADKILVLDRGEIVEQGTHEELLALGGRYETMYQLQANSLNG